Genomic window (Haladaptatus caseinilyticus):
AGGGGTCGGAGTTCGCTGGTCGCCTCCACGATGCGGTTGAAAATCGAATCGACGATATCGAGACCGACGGGCGAAGCGAGTCGGTCGAACTGCCGTCCGACGTGACGAATCGGTTAGAGGCGCTCGGCTATCAGTGACCTCGTTGGTTTCCACCGACTGTCCGAGCGATGGTCGTTTTGGTTGTCGGTGTCTAACGTTTGCTGGGGGAGAGAATACTGATGAGAGAGAGCGCAAAAACCCGATTCGTGGAGGGTGGATGATGGCACGAGTGCTCGTTGTTTTCGGTACATCTGAGGGGCAGACAGCCACGATTGCCGAGCGGATTGCGGACGTGCTCGAATCGGAAGACCACTACACGACGTTGGTTCACGGACGACACGTCTCCGAGGAGTTTCGACTTCGCGACTACGACGCCGTCATCGTCGGTGCGTCGATTCACATGGGAAAACATCAACGGTACCTGACTCGATTCGTTCGGGAACACGCAGCGGAGTTGAACGAACTCCCCTCGGCGTTTTTCTCGGTCAGTCTCACGGCCGCAGCGGGGACCGACGAGTCACAGGCTACGGCACAAGGGCTGGTTGACGAGTTTCTCGCGACAACGGGGTGGCATCCGGACGAGACGATGACCGTTCCCGGCGCGCTTACATACAGTCGATATGGCTGGATCAAGCGGTTCGTGATGAAACAAATCGCGAGGCAAGAGGGTGGAGGTACGGACACGACACGGGATTACGAGTACACTGACTGGGATGAAATCAGCTCGTTCGCCATCCGTTTCGCCCGCTCGTTAGAATGAACGATGTCGAAAAACGTCCGCCTCGTCCGTCCACAACGGGCGGACGAGAGTGGACTTCCCACTTCCGTCGTTCTCAGAAGGTGCGCCGTGCCGTAGTACTCAGTAGGTTGAGTTCGCTACTGAAGATGGTCGCGTCCCCCGAGAATCGGTATCGTTCACCCCGGCTGAAGTTCGCGTCACGTGCGAACATCAGTGCCGTGAGCGCGGCGTTCGGACCGCCGAGGTCGTACCGGATGACCCAGCCACTGTATTCGTCCGGCTGACTGATTTCTGCCACGTCGCCACCGCCCGGTCGCCGAAGCAATCGAACGACTGTCGATGCCTCGAGTGCGTTCGTGATGCGGAACGGAACGTTCGGGTGATACGCGTACGTGTACACCAACACGTTCTCCCTCCGTTGTGCGGTAGCGGTTCCGGCACTGCCGAGACCCAGCGCGAGCGCACCCGTCGCGAGTGCACCCTTTTTCATAAATGTTCGCCGTGACTCGTCCGAAAGGACGTCCCCTGCGTTCTCTCCTGCACTTTTTGTGTCTATACTCTCACTCTCTGCCATACTTAACCCCCGTTAGAATATTGGACACTCTCATATATAAGGAAGTATTATTGTTATCTTTGGGGACATTTCCCCTCTTCCCTCCACACCTCCCAACTCCTCTTCCCTCGTGTCTCTTGCGGTACCGTGGAATTACTATTTATCAGCAAGCGTTTCGAGGACGCGGTCGAACCGGGTCCGAACATCCGACGCGATGTCTTCCATTTCCGGATTGTCCACGACCGAGAGCATGGCTTCTGGGTCCACTGCGCTGACGACGACACTGTCATCCGTTTCGTAGATGACGACGTTGCAGGGAAGCAGCACGCCGAGATCTCGCTCCGTGTCCAGCCCCTGTTTCGCGAGCGGTGGGTTACACGCGCCGAGAATCCGGTACTCGGGATAATCCTCGATACCAAGCTTTTTCTCGAACGCGTTGCTCACGTCGATGTCGCTCAGGATGCCGAAACCTTCGTCGCTCAGGGCATCCGTGGTTTTGCCGATGACCTCCTCGAATTCGCCCTCGACGTGTAGCTTGTCGTAATACGTCATCGATTCCCAGTACAAGAGACGGGAAGTTAGTAATTGAGGTTTCACAATGCGATTTCGCTCAGTTACTTTATTTTCAGTACAGAATTCCGAGTATGATTCCATTGAACCCCTGTCGGATGATATCGCTGAAATCAAACGATACGGTTCGGGGGAACACTTGCCCACTTACTACCCGTTTCGACGAGAAAGGTGGTAGCAACGCAGGATCGGAATACGATTTCTCGCCACCGTAGGAGTACGAGCGTGCGATTAAAGCTCCGTTCAGTCCGCGTGAGCGGCTGATTCTTCCTGGCCCCCGCTCGATTCGAAGTACGTCACGTACATTTGTGCGACGAAGACGGCAGTGAAGACCACGTTGAGAACCGTCGTGTATGTATGAGGAACTGATCCACCAGTCCCCGCTCGTTTCGGAATCAGACCGACTGCACCCCATGCATAGTGAGTCACGATGCCCGTTAGAGTGGCGACCGCGAAGATGGAGAGGAACAGTACCGCTGCCAGACGTTTGCCGTAGTATTTGCGATACATGTCGACGATGTGGGGAACGATTAGGTCAGCGTAGATGAACGACATCACGCCTCCAAACGGGATTCCGGACGACCATAGCACTAGTGCGAAGGGAACGTTCGCCACTGAACAGACGAACGTAAGGACGCCGACGAGGACGCCGATCGCTGACCCGAGTACGACCCACGCGACAGTCCCTTCGGGTGCGAGCGTGAATAGCTGTGCCCACCACGATCGTGGTACGAACGCGGCGAGAAGCGAGGCGATAATGAATCCTGCGACGAGATCGTCCCACAACATTTCCCACTCCCCGATGGCATTTCTGAAGGCGTTTTTCCATCCCGAGACGGTGAACAGTTTCTCCCTCCACGTCGCGGGTTTCTGCTGATTTACGAAGGTCTCTTTGCACGACTCCGAGCAGAAATACGCCGTTCCATCGTCCGTCTCGATGTACACGCTATCGTCGTCGTTCGGGTCGACTTCCATTCCACACACCGGGTCACGGACGGTTCCGTTTTCCTCGTCGCCCGAGCGAGCGTGGTCGCGCGCGGCTTCGAACCACGAATCGGGGACGATGTACTTCGTAATGCCCGCCAGCAGAAGGATCATCAGGATACCGCCGAATACGTCGGCGGCGACGAACTGCCAGCCGAGCAAAATCCACATCACGAGTCCGATTTCGATGACAAGGTTTGTGCTGGCGAACTGAAACCCGGCGAAGGACGATTCCGGCGAAGCTCCCTTCTTGAATAGTGATTTCGCCGTGGCGACGGCTCCGAACGAGCAACTCGACGAGAGAAACCCGAAGAGGCTGCCGAGCCCGATCTCACGTAGACCCCTTCCGCCGAGCACGTCGGTCATACGGTCCTCGCTGACGAACGCCTGCACTGCCCCCGCGATGGTAAATCCGAGTACTAGCGCCCACCACGTTTTCCACGTCATGTCGCCGAGGAACGTCGCAGCATCCACGAGGTTTTGAGCGATGTTCATGGATGGAACTAGGGACACGATGTTTTCGGTCGTTGTGGTTAATGGAACGGTAATTCGAACGTCGGTCTGCGAACGGATACTCCCGGAAAATCGCGTAAATCAACCGATTAGAAACCAGCCACATCAAAAACTCATTTATTAGTTCGGCCATTCACCCTAATCGTCTTGCCTTTCTAAAAAATACCGCTTCAAAGCTTGATCAAATAAGGTGGCGTAGCTTCCGGCACCGAATGCCAGCAAACGCTACGAAAGTGTTTGGGAACAGTAAGTCTCTATCGAGAACCGTCGGAAATGGCGCTCGAACTCTGACGGCGAGGTGCATACTCGGTACGACAGAAATGGGGCGAAAACCGGGGAAACACGCACCCCAGCCGAATCCTTTTGCCGTCTCCGTTCTTCGACCGTACCATGTCATCACCACGGTACTCTGTCGCACGCTATCTGAGCATCGATAGCGCCGAGTCGCCGACGATTTCGGTCGACGGCGAAATCGTCTATCTCACCGATACGACCGGAACGCCGCAGGTCTGGTCCCTCGACGCACCGAACACGTATCCGACTCGACTCACCGCGTACGACGAACGAGTTTCGTTCGTCTCGGCTTCGCCATCCCGTCCGGAGGTGATTTTCGGCATGGACGAAGGAAGCAACGAACACGATCAGCTATTCCGGTACAACCTGCGAGACGGTACCGAAACTCCACTAACTGACGACCCTGGATCGATACACCTGTGGGGCGGATGGAGTCCTGACGGCGATCAGTTCGCGTTCACGGCGAATCGTCGTGAACGCGATACCTTCGACGTGTATGTACAGACTCGGGACGAGTTGGAGCCAACACTCGTCCACGAGGGTACGGGTGGTTTCCTCGGTATCGAAACGTGGGGGGAACCCGGTATCGTGCTTTCGAAAGCACACGCCAGCTTCGACTACGACCTGTTCCTGCTCGACCCCGAAACGGGTGACCACCGAAGGTTGAGCGACGACACTGAAACACGGTACGGAAACGTGCAATTCGGCCCCGATGACGGACTCTACTGCGTGACGAACTACGGTTCCGATACGGCAGACATCGTCCGAATCGACCTCGACGACGGAACGCACGAGACGATACAGTCGGGTGACAACTGGAACGTCGAAGGGTTCACGCTGCACGTGGGAACGGACCGTATCGTCTGGAGTCGAAACGTCGATGGCTACTCCGACGTCCAAGCTGGCACTCTCGTAGGCGATGATATCGAGTCATTGGCTGAACCGGACCTCCCTGAAGGTGTCGTGTACGACCTCGGTTTGGGACCGGATGGCGAGCAGTGTGTCCTCTCACTCAGCCGGAGCGATGACCCGAGAAGCGTCGTTACGTTCGACCTGGGGACGGGAGACTCGGAGCGATGGACGAACTCCGGAACACTCGGCATACCCCGTGAGAGCCTCTTCGAACCGGAAACGATTCGATACGAGACGTTCGACGGGCGGGAGATTCCGGCCTACTGGACGCTTCCCGAGAACGTCGAATCGGACGGCTCGTCCGGAACGGTCCCCGTCATCGTCGACATCCACGGGGGTCCGGAGCATCAACGACGGCCGTGGTTCTATCCAACGAAACAATACTTCCTCCAACAGGGATACGCGATCTTCGAACCGAACGTTCGCGGGTCGTCAGGGTACGGCACGGAATACACGCACCTCGATGACGTCGAAAAACGAATGGATTCGGTTGCGGATATCGAATCGGCAGTCGAGTGGCTCCACGACCACGAAGCCGTCGATTCTACCCGTATCGTCGCCTACGGGCGCTCCTATGGCGGATTTATGGTTCTCGCGGCAATAACGGAGTATCCTGACCTCTGGGCCGCGGCGGTCGATTTCGTCGGCATCGCCGACTTCGAAACGTTCCTCGAAAACACCGGCGAGTGGCGGCGCTCCCATCGTGCACGGGAGTACGGCTCGTTGGACGATCCCGAACATCTCGAATCCATCAGCCCGATTCACAAGGTCGACCGAATCGCCTGTCCGCTGTTTATTCAGCACGGTGCAAACGACCCCCGTGTGCCGGTCGGTGAAGCCGAGCAGATCGCCGAAAAGGTTCGAGACCGAGGCGTTCCGGTCGAAACCTGTATTTTCGAAGACGAGGGTCACCACACGACCTCACGCGAGAACTTGATCGAGGAATTCGAACGCATCGCCGAGTTCTTGGACGAACACGTCTAAGTAGGGTGTCCGCCCATTTCCCGAGAGACTCGTTCGTCGTCGAACCGGTCGATTTGGTGGGTTGGAATGGCTGTACCTAGGTTTGGTGTCCGGTAACCAACACGTCGATAAGTGGTGCTCGCTGCAATCGACTTCTACACCCCTAACTCGTCGGCTAAGTCGTAAATCGATTCGATAACGAGGTCCGGCTCGTCGCCGAATGGCTCCCACGGCTTTCCTTTTCTGTCCAACCACACGCCCTGCATTCCGGCGTGTTTCGAACCCTGTACGTCGAACCATCCGGCGGTGATATGTGCGATTTCCTCGATCGGGGTCCCGGTTCGTCCCGCAGCATGGCGGTAGATCTCCGTGTCGGGTTTGAACGTCTCCACTTCGTCGGCGCTGATGGTGTCTACGAGGAGGTCGCCGATGTCGGCGTGTTCGACCATCGAATCCAACATTTCCGGGTTTCCATTGGAGACGACGTAGCAGTCGTAGCCACCGTCGCGGAGTCGCTCGATTCCGTCTCGCACGTCGTCGAATACATCGAGTTCGTGATAGACGGCGAGGATTTCGTCGCGCTCGTCCGCGGTAATGTCGGCATCGTGGGCGGAGAGAGCGTACTGAAGCGCATCCCGGTTCATCTCATAAAACGGTTGGTACGAATCGGTGTGGTTGGCGACGAACGTGTATTCGAGCGACCGTGCACGCCAGAGATCGGAGACGGGTTCCGGATCTTCGACGCGCTCGGCGAGCGCTTTTTCCGCGGCATCGACATCGACCAGCGTGCTGTAGGAGTCGAACGTAACGGTCGTAACTCGGTCGGACTCGAAGGACATGGACGGTGTTCGCTCGGAACGGAGTTAGTCGTAGGGGCAAAAGCAGGGATTTCCGGTACTCCTTGCTCCTCGATCGTGCAGCGATCAAAACGGGAGTGACGTTCAGTTCCTACAACCGGACCGTATGTTGTTTCGCCGAACCGACCCCGTCGAACTCGGAGAGTTGGCCGCCGCACGAACTCCGTGTTTCGGACGGACTGAGATACACCTCGAACTGGGAACTACAGCCGATGGTTCCCCAGGTCTCGATAACTGTCGTCGCTCCCGTCGCTTTCGGTTGTAGCGTGTAGAGCAGTTCCCCCCTTTCTGGGACGTTTCGGAACTGAAACACGTGTTCTGAACCCGGTTCGAGGGTGTACGCCTGGTCGAAAACGACGTTATCCTTTGGGCGAATTCGCGTCGCCTGCATCGTAAACTGGAATTCGCCGTCATCGCGTTCCTCCTTCCCCGTATTTTCGTCCTCGTCCCCGACTACGTCGTCGACCATGTCCTGAACGTCGATTTCGCCCTCGTCCTTTACCGTTTCCGTTTTCCCGTTCTTGTCGGTTATACGGTACGCCGAAATCGGCTGACTCGAAACGGAAAGCGTGAACAGTTGTGGATTGTCGGTCGGATTCTTTACCAAGAGCCGGTTTCCGGTCGATGACTGTGACTGGTTTTCGGTACGTGATTGACTTCCGATCGAGGATTGTGATTCGTCACCGCTGGAACTTTCCGTCTGTTTTGCAACAACCGAAGCCATCGTCCCGGTGAGAAGTACTGTCCCCCCTGCGAGTAAACGTCGTCGTGATATGTGATCGGAGAACTTACCCATGATACCCCACAGAACGGTGTCGCTCTTCAGCCCTTTCAAGGCTGTGGCACTCACGTGACACTATCGTCCCCTGATGGGGTGGTCGGTATCTCACTCGTGGCCCGACACGTGAACTGCTGAGTACGGCTCTTCGAGATACGCTAAATCGCCGGACGAGAGGTCGATATCGAGCGCTTCGACAGCGTCTTCTAGATGTTCAACGCTAGTCGTCCCGACGATCGGCGCGTCCACCCATTGTTTGTGGAAGAGCCACGCGAGCGAAATTTGCGCCATCGTCACGCCTTTTTGGGCGGCAAGTTCCTGCACTCGTTCGTTGATTTCCGCGCCGCCGTTATCCGCGTAGGGATGCTGGTGTGCGTAATCGTCGGATTGTCCTCGAGTCGTATCCTCGAACGCTTCGTGTGGCCGGGTGAGATAGCCACGTGCGAGGGGACTCCACGGAATGACACCGATCCCCTCTTTTTTACAGAAAGGAAGCATCTCGCGTTCTTCCTCGCGGTACACCAGATTGTAATGATTTTGCATCGTCACGAATCGGTCGAGGCCGAGTCGCTCACTCGTGTGAAGGGCCTCGGCGAACTGGTGTGTCCACATCGAACTCGCGCCGAAGTAGCGAACTTTTTCCCGTCGAACCGCATCGTCGAGTGCCCGTAGGGTAACGTCTATGGGCGTCCTCTCGTCCCACCGGTGAGTCTGATAGAGGTCGATCGTATCCATGCCGAGTCGGGAGCGGGAGTTGTCGAGTTCCTGTTCGATAGCCTTCCGTGAGAGCCCTCCCGAGTTCGGGTCGTTCTCGTTCATCTGGAAGTAGCCCTTCGTGGCTACCACCATCTCGTCGCGCCGACCATCCAGCGCCTTTCCGAGGATTCGTTCACTTTCGCCGCGTGAGTACATGTTCGCCGTGTCGAAGAAGTTGATACCGAGCTCGATGGCTCGTTCGATGATCGGCATACTCTCTTTCTCGTCTAGCACCCACTCGCGCCAGTCACTCGACCCGAAGCTCATACAGCCGAGGCAGATGCGACTTACCTCCATACCCGTATCGCCGAGCGTCGTGTACTCCATATCGAGAATCTCGCTTGCGGGTGGCAAAAAGCTACGCCACCCCGGAGAGTAACGTGCTCACACGATTATATATCTGAATAGATTTCTCAGAAGCTATCTAGAAAGCTATCTCACTTGGATTCCTTTGGAGCACGGAACGGTAGCGCAACTGAATCACACGCGGAAAATAGCGATTCGACGGTTCCGTTCATCACTCATTGCGTCACTCTTCTAGCAATTAGTGAACAGAACAAATAATATTAGTTTTTAGGAATAAATACCTATCGTAAAGAAAGGCGATAGTATGAAAACGAATATTTGGGTGCTACCAATCGACCCGCCGCAGACACGGGTGTTGTTCCTGCCGATTTGGAACGCAATGTACCAGGACTAACGATCCATACTGTCGACGACGTACAGGATGTTCTCAACGGTATCGAGGAGTGGAACGTCGATTGCGTCGTCAGTGCCTACGTGTTTCCGAGGTGGGACGGGATCACACTGTCCGAACGAGGCCGCGACCGCTTTCCATACGACCACGGATAGTGGATCGGGACTGGGTCTGTCCATCGTGAAAGGAACCGCCGAGGCCCACGGGTGGTCGATTTCCGTTCGTGACGGAACGGACGGCGGTGCGTGTTTTCGGATTCTGCTGGAGTAACCTACGGTCGCCGAAACCCTTCGACAGTGGGAGCGTCCAACGGACTCGTCGGAAGACCGTCCGTTGGCTCGGGGTCGTTGTATCCGCGTGGCGCGACGTCGTTCGGCGAATTCGGGTAGAACAACGACGCGAGCAGTTGGATCTGTTCACGGCCGACGCTCAGTTCGAACTGGCCACCACCATACAGTCGTATTTCGTGACGATCACAGTATTCGAGCGTGTCGAACAGCGACTCGACGCTTCCGAAGCGCGATGGCTTGATGTTCAACCACTTCGGCTCGAACGGAAGCGACTCGACACTTTCGACGCTTGTAATCGGGACGTCCCACGAAATTCTGTTCCGAGCAGAGTCGAGAATCGGTGCGGTTTCGTTGGTGTACGCCGGGTCTTCGATAACTACGTCGGGAAGGCCGTCCCGAACACGACAATACAGGTCCGGTTCAGCCGATTGTCCGACGGCTGCATCTTCGTACTGTGATTTCAGATCGACGATTCGAACGTTACCGGTGGCGGCCAGTTCCGAGACGAGTTCGGATGACCACTCAGGCGTGGCGTCGAGCTTGAACGATAGGTGAGGATCGATATCCA
Coding sequences:
- the hemG gene encoding menaquinone-dependent protoporphyrinogen IX dehydrogenase, which produces MARVLVVFGTSEGQTATIAERIADVLESEDHYTTLVHGRHVSEEFRLRDYDAVIVGASIHMGKHQRYLTRFVREHAAELNELPSAFFSVSLTAAAGTDESQATAQGLVDEFLATTGWHPDETMTVPGALTYSRYGWIKRFVMKQIARQEGGGTDTTRDYEYTDWDEISSFAIRFARSLE
- a CDS encoding twin-arginine translocation signal domain-containing protein, which gives rise to MAESESIDTKSAGENAGDVLSDESRRTFMKKGALATGALALGLGSAGTATAQRRENVLVYTYAYHPNVPFRITNALEASTVVRLLRRPGGGDVAEISQPDEYSGWVIRYDLGGPNAALTALMFARDANFSRGERYRFSGDATIFSSELNLLSTTARRTF
- a CDS encoding DUF302 domain-containing protein, translated to MTYYDKLHVEGEFEEVIGKTTDALSDEGFGILSDIDVSNAFEKKLGIEDYPEYRILGACNPPLAKQGLDTERDLGVLLPCNVVIYETDDSVVVSAVDPEAMLSVVDNPEMEDIASDVRTRFDRVLETLADK
- a CDS encoding permease gives rise to the protein MNIAQNLVDAATFLGDMTWKTWWALVLGFTIAGAVQAFVSEDRMTDVLGGRGLREIGLGSLFGFLSSSCSFGAVATAKSLFKKGASPESSFAGFQFASTNLVIEIGLVMWILLGWQFVAADVFGGILMILLLAGITKYIVPDSWFEAARDHARSGDEENGTVRDPVCGMEVDPNDDDSVYIETDDGTAYFCSESCKETFVNQQKPATWREKLFTVSGWKNAFRNAIGEWEMLWDDLVAGFIIASLLAAFVPRSWWAQLFTLAPEGTVAWVVLGSAIGVLVGVLTFVCSVANVPFALVLWSSGIPFGGVMSFIYADLIVPHIVDMYRKYYGKRLAAVLFLSIFAVATLTGIVTHYAWGAVGLIPKRAGTGGSVPHTYTTVLNVVFTAVFVAQMYVTYFESSGGQEESAAHAD
- a CDS encoding S9 family peptidase, with the protein product MSSPRYSVARYLSIDSAESPTISVDGEIVYLTDTTGTPQVWSLDAPNTYPTRLTAYDERVSFVSASPSRPEVIFGMDEGSNEHDQLFRYNLRDGTETPLTDDPGSIHLWGGWSPDGDQFAFTANRRERDTFDVYVQTRDELEPTLVHEGTGGFLGIETWGEPGIVLSKAHASFDYDLFLLDPETGDHRRLSDDTETRYGNVQFGPDDGLYCVTNYGSDTADIVRIDLDDGTHETIQSGDNWNVEGFTLHVGTDRIVWSRNVDGYSDVQAGTLVGDDIESLAEPDLPEGVVYDLGLGPDGEQCVLSLSRSDDPRSVVTFDLGTGDSERWTNSGTLGIPRESLFEPETIRYETFDGREIPAYWTLPENVESDGSSGTVPVIVDIHGGPEHQRRPWFYPTKQYFLQQGYAIFEPNVRGSSGYGTEYTHLDDVEKRMDSVADIESAVEWLHDHEAVDSTRIVAYGRSYGGFMVLAAITEYPDLWAAAVDFVGIADFETFLENTGEWRRSHRAREYGSLDDPEHLESISPIHKVDRIACPLFIQHGANDPRVPVGEAEQIAEKVRDRGVPVETCIFEDEGHHTTSRENLIEEFERIAEFLDEHV
- a CDS encoding haloacid dehalogenase type II, coding for MSFESDRVTTVTFDSYSTLVDVDAAEKALAERVEDPEPVSDLWRARSLEYTFVANHTDSYQPFYEMNRDALQYALSAHDADITADERDEILAVYHELDVFDDVRDGIERLRDGGYDCYVVSNGNPEMLDSMVEHADIGDLLVDTISADEVETFKPDTEIYRHAAGRTGTPIEEIAHITAGWFDVQGSKHAGMQGVWLDRKGKPWEPFGDEPDLVIESIYDLADELGV
- a CDS encoding aldo/keto reductase; translation: MEYTTLGDTGMEVSRICLGCMSFGSSDWREWVLDEKESMPIIERAIELGINFFDTANMYSRGESERILGKALDGRRDEMVVATKGYFQMNENDPNSGGLSRKAIEQELDNSRSRLGMDTIDLYQTHRWDERTPIDVTLRALDDAVRREKVRYFGASSMWTHQFAEALHTSERLGLDRFVTMQNHYNLVYREEEREMLPFCKKEGIGVIPWSPLARGYLTRPHEAFEDTTRGQSDDYAHQHPYADNGGAEINERVQELAAQKGVTMAQISLAWLFHKQWVDAPIVGTTSVEHLEDAVEALDIDLSSGDLAYLEEPYSAVHVSGHE
- a CDS encoding enolase-like domain-containing protein, which produces MGLYDEIADLPLEIEACEFETHERDTSSDFTRVTTEIVLQGAGETGRGEDVTYEADDQYALADATFDLSGKYTLDEFSATLSDLDLFPAGPSRDDFRQYRRWGFESSALDLALRQAGTDLPTVLGRTALPVEFVVSTRLGDPPSAERVRRWLDIDPHLSFKLDATPEWSSELVSELAATGNVRIVDLKSQYEDAAVGQSAEPDLYCRVRDGLPDVVIEDPAYTNETAPILDSARNRISWDVPITSVESVESLPFEPKWLNIKPSRFGSVESLFDTLEYCDRHEIRLYGGGQFELSVGREQIQLLASLFYPNSPNDVAPRGYNDPEPTDGLPTSPLDAPTVEGFRRP